One region of Quercus lobata isolate SW786 chromosome 2, ValleyOak3.0 Primary Assembly, whole genome shotgun sequence genomic DNA includes:
- the LOC115968488 gene encoding uncharacterized protein LOC115968488 codes for MKSALAGASDSSYGNTLLHMAGMSAPSTSLDHIAGAALQMQRELQWFKEVESIVPPRVHGHLNKQGLTPQQLFTKNHEDMMSKGEKWMKDTASSCTVVGALIVTIMFAVVFTVPGGNDQNNGFPIFLNKKLFLVFIVSDALSLFSSSTSVLMFLGILTSRYAEEDFLESLPRKMIIGLSTLFFSIVAMMTTFSAALLLMLHEQSWIFKPVICLASIPITLFVLMQFPLLVAMANSTYGPSIFDRKMKRWF; via the exons ATGAAAAGCGCTTTGGCGGGTGCTTCAGATTCCTCCTACGGCAATACCTTATTACATATGGCAGGGATGTCAGCACCTTCTACATCACTTGATCACATCGCAGGTGCAGCTTTACAGATGCAAAGAGAACTACAATGGTTTAAG GAGGTGGAAAGCATTGTCCCTCCTAGGGTTCATGGACATTTAAACAAGCAGGGTTTGACTCCCCAACAATTGTTTACAAAGAACCATGAGGACATGATGAGCAAGGGAGAGAAATGGATGAAGGACACAGCATCTTCTTGTACCGTGGTGGGTGCTCTCATTGTTACCATTATGTTTGCTGTAGTATTTACCGTTCCAGGTGGTAACGACCAAAATAATGGCTTCCcaattttcttaaataaaaaattatttctagtcTTTATAGTATCCGATGCTCTCTCACTATTTTCTTCCTCAACTTCAGTCTTGATGTTTTTGGGAATCCTCACATCTCGTTATGCAGAAGAAGATTTCCTTGAGTCCTTGCCTAGAAAGATGATAATAGGACTTTCCACCCTTTTCTTCTCTATTGTAGCCATGATGACAACCTTTTCTGCTGCACTTTTACTTATGCTACATGAACAATCATGGATTTTCAAACCTGTCATTTGCTTGGCTAGTATTCCTATCACCCTCTTTGTATTAATGCAGTTCCCCCTTCTTGTTGCCATGGCCAATTCAACTTACGGACCTAGCATCTTCGATAGGAAAATGAAGCGTTGGTTTTAA